The following proteins are encoded in a genomic region of Coffea eugenioides isolate CCC68of chromosome 6, Ceug_1.0, whole genome shotgun sequence:
- the LOC113776175 gene encoding zinc finger CCCH domain-containing protein 20-like, with protein MMIGERNHPNPVVHVPPWPASFTDDQTADVSMTLSPNANAHSSPSFDDYSFCLQNDALAALQRFLPSNLKTNLTDLVLEDLDAAENDDGFGKDLDLPVDAYSCDHFRMFEFKVRKCMRGRSHDWTECPYAHPGEKARRRDPRKYHYSGTACPDFRKGSCKKGDACEFAHGVFECWLHPARYRTQPCKDGLNCKRRVCFFAHSPEQLRVLSPRADSYDGSPHRLALEGSFGKALQFMSSPESGSPPSESPPMSPMTTSTSMSSLSRSLGSNSVSEIMASLRQLQLNKVQSVPSSWALQAGGSGSGTPRVVMTRPGSYSLPSTPTRTVARNGMRYFDNWDKGGGEEEPMMERVESGRDLRAKIFQKLSKENPLDWVDPSPSDAPPNPDVGWVSDLIQ; from the coding sequence ATGATGATCGGAGAGCGAAACCACCCAAACCCAGTTGTCCACGTTCCTCCATGGCCGGCGTCATTCACCGATGATCAAACGGCCGATGTTTCTATGACCTTGAGCCCTAATGCCAATGCTCACTCTAGCCCCAGCTTCGATGACTACTCCTTTTGCCTCCAGAACGACGCTCTCGCGGCCCTCCAACGTTTTCTGCCGTCCAACCTTAAAACAAACTTGACTGATCTTGTACTGGAGGATCTCGACGCCGCTGAAAACGACGACGGTTTCGGGAAAGACTTGGATCTTCCGGTGGACGCCTACTCATGCGATCACTTCCGTATGTTCGAGTTTAAAGTGAGGAAGTGCATGCGTGGCAGGTCGCATGACTGGACCGAGTGTCCGTACGCTCATCCGGGAGAAAAAGCTCGCCGGAGGGACCCGCGCAAGTATCATTATTCCGGCACTGCATGCCCGGATTTTCGTAAGGGGAGTTGTAAGAAAGGTGACGCTTGCGAGTTCGCACACGGCGTATTTGAGTGCTGGCTCCACCCTGCTCGCTATCGTACGCAGCCATGCAAGGATGGGCTTAATTGTAAGCGTAGGGTGTGTTTCTTTGCTCACTCGCCGGAGCAACTGAGGGTTCTCAGCCCACGCGCTGATTCGTACGATGGGTCTCCTCATCGACTTGCTCTCGAGGGGTCTTTTGGCAAGGCGCTGCAGTTCATGTCGTCGCCGGAATCGGGCTCGCCGCCGTCTGAGTCGCCACCGATGTCTCCGATGACGACTTCCACCTCCATGAGCTCTCTGAGTCGGTCCTTGGGTTCCAACTCGGTCAGTGAGATTATGGCGTCACTGCGTCAGCTGCAGCTGAATAAAGTTCAGTCCGTGCCGTCTTCTTGGGCCTTGCAGGCGGGTGGCTCGGGATCCGGGACGCCCAGGGTGGTCATGACCCGGCCTGGTTCCTACAGCTTGCCATCGACCCCGACGAGGACGGTGGCCCGGAACGGGATGCGATACTTTGACAACTGGGACAAGGGAGGGGGCGAAGAGGAGCCAATGATGGAGAGGGTGGAGTCCGGGAGGGATTTGAGGGCCAAGATATTCCAGAAACTGAGCAAAGAGAATCCCTTGGATTGGGTGGATCCGAGCCCGTCTGATGCCCCCCCGAATCCAGATGTTGGGTGGGTGTCGGATCTGATCCAGTGA
- the LOC113773519 gene encoding transcription factor RAX1-like, with translation MGRAPCCDKTKVKRGPWSPEEDAILRNYIEKYGTGGNWIALPRKAGLKRCGKSCRLRWLNYLRPDIKHGGFTDEEDSIILTLHSNIGSRWSVIASHLPGRTDNDVKNHWNTKLKKKLSAVNATNPTTVIPIVDSNSNNFTSNPSAFTLATSFNKPQPDCYGNSTYPIVGSDAPVQYSSMDHMVLGYSMTEVVPDLLYDSSSTDQFSLPELFEVQENSTLQKNGFTTSSSQEISSLSPSCSLAKSYSSWNDNLFGEEVGFFVELESRSSNYNLVQSAQQEEKVSNEAEGSCLPIYSYPTASFFDQMSDNILPPQGHHQTAFPILD, from the exons ATGGGAAGAGCTCCGTGTTGTGACAAAACCAAAGTTAAGAGAGGACCATGGTCTCCTGAAGAGGACGCCATTCTCAGAAACTACATCGAGAAATATGGCACGGGTGGCAACTGGATTGCTTTACCCCGTAAAGCAG GTCTGAAACGTTGTGGCAAGAGTTGCCGTCTGAGGTGGCTGAATTATCTTAGACCAGATATCAAGCATGGAGGGTTTACTGATGAGGAAGATAGTATCATATTGACACTCCACTCTAACATAGGAAGCAG ATGGTCGGTCATAGCTTCACATCTTCCAGGAAGAACAGATAATGATGTGAAGAACCACTGGAATACCAAGCTAAAAAAGAAGTTATCGGCAGTCAATGCCACCAATCCAACAACCGTAATACCAATCGTCGACAGCAATTCAAATAACTTTACTAGCAATCCCTCTGCTTTCACCTTAGCAACTTCATTCAACAAACCCCAGCCAGATTGTTATGGAAATTCGACTTATCCCATCGTAGGTTCAGATGCACCCGTGCAATATTCATCAATGGATCATATGGTTCTGGGGTATAGTATGACTGAAGTTGTTCCAGATTTGCTTTACGACTCGTCATCTACTGATCAATTCTCACTTCCAGAGCTCTTCGAAGTTCAAGAAAACAGCACGCTTCAGAAAAATGGTTTCACCACTTCATCATCTCAAGAGATTTCAAGCCTTTCACCTTCGTGCTCTCTTGCTAAGAGCTATTCCTCTTGGAATGACAACTTATTTGGAGAAGAAGTGGGATTTTTCGTGGAATTGGAGTCTAGATCATCTAACTATAATCTCGTACAAAGCGCACAGCAAGAGGAGAAAGTCAGTAATGAAGCTGAAGGTTCCTGTTTACCTATCTATTCTTATCCTACTGCTAGTTTTTTTGACCAGATGTCTGACAATATTTTGCCACCTCAAGGGCACCATCAAACAgcgtttccaattcttgattaa
- the LOC113772965 gene encoding meiotic nuclear division protein 1 homolog — MSKKRGLSLDEKREKMLQIFYGSQDFFLLKELEKLGPKKGIISQTVKDVVQSLVDDDLVSKDKIGTSVYFWSLPSCAGNQLRNVHRKLEADLQNSKKRLAELEDQCHALKKGREESVDREKALDELKAIEEKHNELKDEMGQYADNDPATFEAMKNAIEVAHAAANRWTDNIFTLRQWCSNNFPQAKEQLDHLFNEVGVTDDFDYLELPAVVPLGPGEQTVETYN; from the exons ATG TCTAAGAAAAGAGGCCTTTCGTTAGATGAGAAGCGCGAGAAAATGCTACAAATATTTTATGGGTCACAGGACTTCTTCCTT CTCAAGGAACTGGAGAAATTGGGTCCCAAGAAAGGCATTATCAGCCAGACGGTGAAAGATGTTGTCCAGAGTTTAGTGGATGATGACCTTGTTTCAAAAGACAAGATAGGGACTTCT GTATACTTTTGGAGCCTACCAAGCTGTGCTGGAAACCAG CTGAGGAATGTGCATCGGAAACTGGAAGCTGATCTTCAAAATAGTAAGAAGCGGCTTGCTGAACTTGAAGACCAATGTCATGCTTTGAAGAAGGGAAGAGAGGAATCG GTTGACAGAGAGAAGGCATTGGATGAGCTGAAAGCCATTGAAGAGAAACATAATGAGCTAAAG GATGAAATGGGACAGTATGCAGACAATGATCCAGCTACTTTTGAGGCAATGA AGAATGCAATTGAAGTAGCTCATGCAGCAGCTAACAGATGGACAG ATAACATCTTCACTCTGCGGCAATGGTGTTCAAATAACTTTCCCCAGGCCAAAGAACAACTTGATCACCTTTTCAATGAG GTTGGAGTTACGGATGACTTTGACTATTTGGAGTTGCCTGCAGTTGTTCCCCTTGGCCCGGGAGAGCAGACAGTCGAAACCTATAACTGA
- the LOC113772966 gene encoding vacuolar protein sorting-associated protein 32 homolog 2, which translates to MFTRIFGKPKQETNAVTTLDKLNETLEMLEKKEKVLQKKASAEVEKAKEFTRAKNKRAAIQCLKRKRLYEQQIEQLGNFQLRIHDQMIMLEGAKATTETVDALRTGASAMKAMQKATNIDDVDKTMDEINEQTENMKQIQEALATPIGAAADFDEDELEAELEELEGAELEEQLLQPAINTPAAPVHAPTPAGRQPARPAPQKQSAEEDELAALQAEMAL; encoded by the exons ATGTTTACTAGAATATTCGGCAAGCCAAAGCAGGAGACTAATGCTGTCACAactttggataaattaaatgag ACTTTAGAGATGCTAGAAAAGAAGGAGAAAGTTCTTCAGAAGAAGGCATCTGCAGAGGTTGAAAAGGCTAAGGAATTCACCAGAGCAAAAAACAAGAGGG CGGCCATCCAATGTTTAAAGAGGAAAAGGCTCTATGAACAGCAAATTGAGCAGCTTGGTAATTTCCAGTTGCGCATCCATGATcag ATGATCATGCTAGAAGGTGCAAAAGCTACAACAGAAACTGTTGATGCCTTGAGAACTGGTGCATCAGCAATGAAAGCAATGCAGAAAGCAAC AAATATTGATGATGTGGATAAGACAATGGATGAAATAAATGAGCAGACAGAGAATATGAAACAGATACAGGAAGCTTTGGCTACTCCTATTGGTGCAGCAGCTGATTTTGATGAG GATGAATTGGAGGCAGAACTTGAAGAATTGGAAGGCGCTGAGTTGGAAGAGCAGCTTCTTCAGCCTGCAATTAATACCCCCGCGGCACCTGTGCATGCTCCTACACCAGCTGGCAGGCAACCAGCTCGCCCTGCTCCTCAGAAGCAATCAGCTGAGGAAGATGAACTTGCTGCATTGCAAGCAGAAATGGCTCTTTGA
- the LOC113772964 gene encoding IAA-amino acid hydrolase ILR1-like 4, with protein sequence MDPFEILFSLIICLLLSSVKSTSSDSPFLTKERLAEIPMKFLNMAQRPEVFDWMVNIRRTLHEIPELGFEEFETSKLVRTELDKMGIPYKHPVAITGVVGYIGTGKPPFVAIRADMDALAMQENVEWEHKSKIPGKMHACGHDAHVAMLLGAARMLQEYRNDLQGTVILVFQPAEEGGGGARKMLDTGILENVDAIFGLHVSSKYPIGTVAARPGPILAANGFFDAVIKGKGGHAALPQTSIDPILAASNIIISLQHLISREADPLDSQVVTVGKFQGGAAFNVIPDSVAIGGTFRAFSKDSFRQLKQRIEEVIIRQAAVHRCNATVDFEADYRPFYPVTVNSNRLHDHFQTVAENMLGSKSIIELQPMMGAEDFAFFAEAIPGYFYFVGMHNDSKGQSVPGHSPYFKVNENVLQYGAALHAALAVTHLLGGPATLSVQKESLHDEL encoded by the exons ATGGATCCCTTCGAAATCCTTTTCTCTCTGATTATCTGCCTTTTATTGTCTTCTGTGAAGTCCACTTCTTCAGATTCTCCTTTCTTAACAAAAGAAAGGTTGGCTGAAATTCCCATGAAGTTCCTAAATATGGCTCAAAGGCCAGAGGTTTTTGACTGGATGGTGAATATTAGGAGGACCCTACATGAAATCCCAGAACTCGGTTTTGAGGAATTTGAGACCAGTAAACTGGTCAGAACTGAACTTGACAAAATGGGCATCCCCTATAAGCATCCGGTGGCTATTACTGGTGTTGTTGGCTATATTGGGACTGGCAAGCCACCTTTTGTTGCAATTAGAGCTGATATGGATGCTCTAGCTATGCAG GAAAATGTCGAATGGGAACATAAAAGCAAAATTCCAGGGAAGATGCATGCTTGTGGACATGATGCTCATGTCGCAATGCTTCTTGGGGCTGCAAGGATGCTTCAAGAGTATCGTAATGATTTACAG GGAACTGTCATTCTTGTTTTTCAACCGGCTGAAGAAGGTGGTGGGGGGGCAAGAAAAATGCTAGATACTGGGATATTAGAGAATGTTGATGCCATCTTTGGACTGCATGTCTCTTCCAAATATCCAATTGGCACAGTTGCTGCCAGACCTGGGCCTATATTGGCTGCAAATGGTTTTTTTGATGCTGTAATTAAAGGAAAAGGCGGACATGCAGCTCTTCCCCAGACCTCAATTGACCCAATCTTGGCGGCTTCCAATATAATTATTAGTTTACAACATCTTATTTCGCGTGAAGCCGATCCATTAGATTCACAG GTTGTAACTGTTGGGAAATTCCAAGGTGGTGCCGCATTCAATGTGATTCCTGATTCAGTTGCAATAGGTGGTACCTTCAGGGCTTTCTCAAAAGACAGTTTCAGGCAACTTAAACAAAGAATTGAAGAG GTAATTATTCGACAAGCTGCCGTACACAGATGCAATGCGACTGTTGACTTCGAGGCAGATTACAGGCCCTTTTACCCGGTAACCGTAAATAGCAACCGGTTGCATGATCACTTCCAAACTGTAGCTGAGAATATGCTGGGTTCTAAGAGCATAATAGAATTGCAACCAATGATGGGAGCAGAAGATTTTGCCTTTTTTGCTGAGGCAATCCCGGGGTACTTTTACTTTGTAGGAATGCACAATGATTCCAAGGGACAATCTGTACCAGGGCACTCCCCTTATTTCAAAGTAAACGAAAATGTACTTCAATATGGTGCTGCTTTACATGCAGCATTGGCTGTGACTCACCTCCTTGGCGGTCCTGCGACGCTATCTGTGCAGAAAGAGAGTTTGCATGATGAGCTCTAA